In a single window of the Acinetobacter sp. CS-2 genome:
- the recJ gene encoding single-stranded-DNA-specific exonuclease RecJ, whose protein sequence is MPKTLIQQRPFITRPENFQGVSPFIAQILARRGVQSEQELELKLKHLLAPTMKGLDAAIQLMDQAIDQQKKIVIVGDYDADGATSTALMILALRDMGANVAYLVPDRFKYGYGLTPAIADLAFANFTPDLLITVDNGISSHAGVEQAQAHGMQVIITDHHLTTKETPKAEAVVNPNQLGCEFPSKALAGVGVAFYLLANLSSYRSQLGKSTSKVAQYLDLVALGTYADVASLDYNNRILVDAGVKRIRQNQCRAGISTLLDIAGRDPASLNAQDLGFVLGPRINAAGRMETMDIGIECLLAADLQTAYPLAQQLNQLNTERRQVESQMKQEALSELTQLELDQEHLPAVLILFEPHWHQGVIGIVAGRLKEQFHRPSIVFASDEDGIHIKGSARSIEGVHIRDAIEMIAEQYPHLVSHFGGHAAAAGLTIQKQHFDEFKQVFEALISNMDESLFQATLWTDGELPTEHFHIETVDFLQNLTPWGQKFPSPIFEGIFKVLDYRWLKEMHLKLRLALQDGQIVEAIAFNARDKFEFDAMQGSVRLVYEIDKNEFNGNVSLQLRVIHLEQ, encoded by the coding sequence ATGCCAAAAACACTGATTCAGCAAAGACCGTTCATTACACGCCCTGAAAACTTCCAGGGCGTGTCACCGTTTATTGCGCAAATTTTAGCGCGCCGTGGTGTGCAATCGGAACAAGAACTTGAACTGAAATTGAAGCATCTTTTAGCGCCGACCATGAAAGGTTTGGATGCTGCCATTCAGTTGATGGATCAGGCCATTGATCAGCAAAAGAAAATTGTCATTGTGGGAGATTATGATGCCGATGGGGCCACCAGTACGGCATTGATGATTTTAGCTTTGCGGGATATGGGCGCGAATGTCGCGTATCTGGTGCCGGATCGTTTTAAATATGGTTATGGACTGACGCCTGCAATTGCCGACCTGGCTTTTGCCAATTTCACGCCTGACCTTTTGATTACGGTAGATAATGGTATTTCCAGCCATGCCGGGGTGGAACAGGCACAAGCACATGGCATGCAGGTGATTATTACTGATCATCACCTGACCACCAAAGAAACGCCTAAAGCCGAAGCTGTGGTCAATCCGAACCAGTTGGGCTGTGAATTCCCCAGCAAGGCTTTGGCTGGGGTCGGGGTGGCATTTTACCTGCTCGCCAATTTGTCCAGTTATCGCAGCCAATTAGGAAAATCGACCTCAAAAGTGGCCCAATATCTCGATCTGGTAGCTTTAGGCACTTATGCCGATGTGGCCAGCCTGGATTATAACAACCGTATTCTGGTCGATGCCGGGGTCAAGCGCATACGGCAAAATCAGTGTCGTGCGGGAATTAGCACATTGCTGGATATTGCCGGACGTGATCCAGCTTCTTTAAATGCTCAAGATTTGGGTTTTGTTCTGGGACCACGGATTAATGCGGCTGGACGCATGGAAACCATGGACATAGGGATTGAATGTCTGCTGGCTGCCGATCTGCAAACCGCTTATCCCTTGGCACAACAATTAAATCAATTGAACACTGAGCGCCGACAGGTCGAGAGCCAGATGAAACAGGAGGCTTTGTCTGAGCTTACTCAGCTGGAGCTGGACCAAGAGCATTTACCAGCTGTGCTCATTCTGTTTGAGCCACATTGGCATCAGGGCGTGATTGGGATTGTGGCCGGTCGCTTAAAAGAACAGTTTCATCGCCCCAGTATTGTTTTTGCCTCCGATGAAGATGGTATACATATTAAAGGCTCTGCCCGTTCTATAGAGGGCGTACATATACGCGATGCGATTGAAATGATTGCCGAGCAGTATCCCCATTTGGTCAGCCATTTTGGCGGACATGCCGCCGCTGCCGGTTTGACCATTCAGAAACAGCATTTTGATGAATTTAAGCAGGTCTTTGAGGCTTTAATTTCAAATATGGATGAGTCACTGTTTCAGGCCACTTTATGGACTGATGGTGAATTACCGACAGAACATTTTCACATTGAAACAGTCGATTTTCTGCAAAATTTAACCCCCTGGGGGCAAAAGTTTCCATCGCCGATTTTTGAAGGGATATTTAAGGTTCTGGATTATCGCTGGCTGAAAGAAATGCATTTAAAGCTGCGTCTGGCTTTGCAAGATGGTCAAATTGTGGAAGCCATCGCCTTTAATGCACGTGACAAGTTTGAATTTGATGCCATGCAGGGCAGTGTACGACTGGTCTATGAAATTGATAAAAATGAATTTAATGGCAACGTCAGTTTACAACTACGCGTGATCCATTTGGAACAATAA
- the prfB gene encoding peptide chain release factor 2 (programmed frameshift) — MEINPYLNQLKDLNDRGLTLRGYLDYDLKKERLEEVLRELEDPAIWNDQSRAQAMAKEKGELENVLNVLDGLATQLEDAQAMLDLAVEADEEAMLEDVQAELDVAEAELAKLEFRRMFSNPMDPNPCYVEIQAGSGGTEAQDWASMLLRMYLRWIERHGFKAEVMEESDGDVAGIKSATIRVEGEYAYGWLRTESGVHRLVRKSPFDSGNRRHTSFSAVFVSPEVDDNIEIDINPADVRTDTYRASGAGGQHINKTDSAVRLTHAPTGIVVACQNQRSQHANRDHAWKQLRAKLYELEMSKRNEAAQALEDTKSDIGWGSQIRSYVLDDSRIKDLRTSVETSNTGAVLDGDLDKFIEASLKQGL, encoded by the exons GTGGAAATTAATCCTTATCTAAACCAATTAAAAGACTTAAACGACCGTGGTCTGACATTACGGGGGTATCTT GACTACGATCTGAAAAAGGAACGTTTAGAAGAGGTTCTGCGTGAACTGGAAGATCCGGCGATCTGGAATGACCAAAGCCGTGCCCAAGCCATGGCCAAAGAAAAAGGCGAGCTTGAGAATGTACTGAATGTACTGGATGGTTTAGCTACTCAGCTTGAAGATGCCCAAGCCATGCTTGATCTTGCTGTAGAAGCGGACGAAGAAGCCATGCTGGAGGATGTTCAGGCTGAACTTGATGTTGCAGAAGCGGAACTGGCAAAACTTGAATTCCGCCGTATGTTCAGTAATCCGATGGACCCGAATCCATGTTACGTGGAGATTCAGGCTGGTTCAGGCGGTACGGAAGCACAGGACTGGGCTTCAATGCTGCTTCGTATGTACTTGCGCTGGATTGAACGTCATGGCTTTAAAGCCGAAGTGATGGAAGAATCTGACGGTGATGTGGCCGGAATTAAATCGGCGACCATTCGTGTGGAAGGCGAGTATGCCTATGGCTGGCTGCGTACCGAATCTGGTGTACACCGTTTAGTGCGTAAATCGCCATTTGACTCGGGTAACCGTCGTCATACTTCATTCTCTGCCGTGTTTGTATCGCCAGAAGTGGATGACAACATTGAAATTGATATTAACCCGGCAGATGTACGTACCGATACTTATCGTGCATCCGGTGCTGGTGGTCAGCACATTAACAAAACCGACTCTGCGGTACGTTTAACCCATGCACCAACCGGTATTGTAGTGGCCTGTCAGAACCAGCGTTCACAACATGCCAACCGTGACCATGCCTGGAAACAGTTACGTGCCAAACTCTATGAATTAGAGATGAGCAAACGTAATGAAGCGGCGCAGGCGCTGGAAGATACCAAATCTGATATCGGCTGGGGCAGCCAGATTCGTTCATATGTACTGGATGACTCGCGTATTAAAGACTTGCGTACCAGTGTAGAAACCTCGAATACTGGTGCAGTACTGGATGGTGATCTGGATAAATTTATTGAAGCCAGCCTGAAACAGGGTCTATAA
- a CDS encoding putative porin, translating into MLKKLALATALLASLGTAHAYQAEINAAYENTDIDDSNDIDTYAIGGKYYLNGVQVRNAPLAEAAFLGKASNIVLGYANARTDDDFADLEIDTVGINGEFFIPNSQFYVSGSLNRAEVTVESEFAKASDDNTGYAIEAGYLPVNGLLLAAGVSKENIDPVYVSKNGFIDTFTNLASVADETAVTLRAKYVTQIGNHFTNFEGATYFGDETAYRLGADLYLDPTLSVGISFADSTIEDSDTIFSIRGQKFFTPVIAAGMNYTTTDGGDSFGINGTFRF; encoded by the coding sequence ATGCTTAAAAAACTTGCTCTTGCTACAGCACTTTTGGCTAGCCTAGGAACTGCACATGCTTATCAAGCTGAAATTAATGCTGCATATGAAAATACCGACATTGATGACAGTAACGACATTGATACTTATGCAATTGGCGGGAAATATTATTTAAATGGGGTTCAAGTTAGAAATGCTCCTCTAGCTGAAGCAGCTTTTTTAGGCAAAGCAAGCAATATCGTTCTTGGCTATGCCAATGCCCGTACTGATGATGATTTTGCAGATTTAGAAATTGATACTGTAGGTATTAATGGTGAATTCTTTATCCCTAACTCACAGTTTTATGTTTCTGGAAGCTTAAATCGTGCTGAAGTGACTGTTGAAAGTGAATTTGCTAAAGCATCTGATGACAATACAGGTTATGCAATTGAAGCAGGTTACCTACCAGTTAACGGCTTACTGTTAGCTGCAGGTGTTTCTAAAGAAAACATTGATCCAGTATATGTTTCAAAAAATGGTTTCATAGACACTTTTACCAATCTAGCCTCTGTAGCAGATGAGACTGCTGTGACTTTGCGCGCAAAATACGTCACTCAAATTGGCAATCATTTTACCAATTTTGAGGGAGCAACATATTTTGGAGATGAAACTGCATATCGTCTAGGTGCAGACCTTTACCTCGATCCTACACTTAGTGTTGGTATTTCCTTCGCTGACTCAACGATTGAAGATTCAGATACCATTTTCAGTATTCGTGGTCAGAAATTCTTTACTCCAGTCATTGCTGCCGGTATGAATTACACGACAACTGATGGTGGGGACTCTTTTGGAATCAACGGTACTTTCCGCTTTTAA
- the glmM gene encoding phosphoglucosamine mutase: protein MSYFGTDGIRGKFGELPITPEFALKLGFAAGKVLKQFSNKKKPIVVLGKDTRLSGYILESALQAGLNAAGVYVHLLGPLPTPAIAHLTRALHASLGIVISASHNPYFDNGIKFFSSEGKKLPDELQDAINKELENELKIEDTANLGKSVRVKDANGRYIEFCKSTFPYHFDLSNLKIVVDCANGAAYNVGPSVFKELGAKVVALYNEPDGLNINQDCGSTHPENLQKAVLEHQADLGIAFDGDADRVIMVDKSGQQITGDHILYILATQGSKKPAGIVGTVMSNMALELALEKAQVPFVRASVGDRYVLQALDENGWAIGGEPSGHILTLDKSTTGDAIIAALQVLTVMVEQKKALHELVEGFHLLPNVLVNVRLQQMFDPYAVPALVAEFDRAAAQLKGRGRLLIRKSGTEPVIRVMVEGDDLQEVTALANQLADSVRSNAV from the coding sequence ATGAGTTATTTTGGAACAGATGGAATTCGTGGAAAGTTTGGGGAGCTTCCAATTACACCTGAATTTGCCTTGAAGTTAGGTTTTGCGGCAGGTAAGGTTTTAAAACAGTTCAGTAATAAGAAAAAACCAATTGTTGTGTTGGGTAAAGATACGCGTTTATCAGGCTATATTTTAGAATCTGCATTACAGGCCGGTCTCAATGCGGCGGGTGTATATGTGCATTTGCTTGGTCCTTTACCTACCCCTGCGATTGCCCATTTAACCCGTGCTTTACATGCCAGCTTGGGGATTGTGATCTCAGCTTCACACAATCCTTATTTTGATAATGGAATCAAATTCTTCTCTAGCGAAGGTAAAAAACTGCCGGATGAATTACAGGATGCGATCAATAAAGAGCTCGAAAACGAACTCAAAATTGAAGATACCGCAAACCTGGGTAAAAGTGTGCGTGTAAAAGATGCCAATGGCCGTTACATTGAATTCTGTAAATCGACTTTCCCTTACCATTTTGACCTCAGTAACCTGAAAATTGTGGTGGACTGTGCCAATGGTGCTGCCTATAACGTGGGGCCATCGGTGTTTAAGGAACTGGGCGCCAAAGTCGTAGCACTTTATAATGAACCGGATGGCCTAAACATCAATCAGGACTGTGGTTCGACCCATCCGGAAAACCTGCAAAAAGCCGTGCTTGAACATCAGGCAGATTTGGGTATTGCCTTTGATGGCGATGCAGACCGTGTGATTATGGTGGATAAAAGCGGTCAGCAAATTACTGGTGATCATATTTTATATATTCTGGCAACACAGGGCTCGAAAAAGCCGGCAGGCATTGTCGGTACGGTCATGAGCAATATGGCACTTGAATTGGCTTTGGAAAAAGCCCAGGTTCCATTTGTCCGTGCCAGCGTGGGTGACCGTTATGTGCTACAAGCCCTGGATGAAAATGGCTGGGCTATTGGTGGTGAACCATCAGGACATATTCTGACGCTGGATAAAAGTACCACAGGCGATGCGATTATAGCTGCCTTGCAGGTATTGACTGTCATGGTCGAACAGAAGAAAGCCTTACATGAACTGGTTGAAGGTTTCCATTTATTGCCAAATGTCTTGGTAAATGTACGTTTGCAACAAATGTTTGACCCGTATGCTGTGCCTGCATTGGTGGCTGAATTTGATCGGGCTGCAGCACAATTAAAAGGCCGTGGTCGTTTACTGATTCGTAAGTCAGGAACGGAACCGGTCATTCGGGTGATGGTTGAAGGGGATGATCTGCAAGAAGTCACGGCTTTGGCCAATCAGCTTGCAGACAGTGTACGTTCTAACGCAGTATAA
- a CDS encoding putative porin: MKKLAIASALLSALAVTGTANAYQAEVGAAAAYIDPDNGSSGSAFGVDGTYYFNPVQTRNAPLAEAAFLDRASNVNAHATFADRGDVDDNTYGVGAEVYVPNSDFYLGGDVSRNNTEYRDVLGQKYDFDTTYYSAEVGYLPAPGLLIAAGVKGYDNDNDDGVDPTVRAKYVTQLSNGKDINLEAGASFGDLDEFNLAADYFIDKSLSVGADYYNDDLTDQNEFGINARKFFNQQVSLEGRVGFGEVGNNDYNSFGVAAKYRF; this comes from the coding sequence ATGAAAAAATTAGCCATTGCTTCAGCACTTCTTTCTGCTCTAGCAGTCACAGGTACAGCCAATGCCTACCAGGCCGAAGTCGGTGCAGCAGCAGCTTATATTGATCCAGACAACGGCAGTTCAGGTAGTGCCTTCGGTGTAGATGGTACTTATTACTTTAACCCCGTACAAACTCGTAATGCGCCACTTGCAGAAGCGGCATTCCTTGACCGTGCCAGCAACGTCAATGCACACGCAACATTTGCCGATCGTGGCGATGTAGATGACAACACTTATGGTGTGGGTGCTGAAGTTTATGTTCCAAACTCAGATTTCTATCTGGGTGGTGATGTAAGCCGTAACAATACTGAATATCGTGATGTATTGGGTCAAAAATATGACTTTGATACCACTTATTATTCTGCTGAAGTCGGTTATCTTCCAGCACCAGGCCTATTAATTGCCGCTGGTGTAAAAGGATATGACAACGACAATGATGATGGTGTAGATCCTACAGTTCGTGCCAAATACGTGACCCAGCTGAGTAATGGTAAAGATATCAACCTTGAAGCAGGCGCATCATTTGGTGATCTAGACGAGTTCAATCTTGCTGCCGATTACTTCATTGATAAATCATTAAGTGTTGGTGCGGATTACTACAACGACGACTTAACTGATCAAAATGAATTTGGCATTAATGCGCGTAAATTCTTTAACCAACAAGTCAGCCTTGAAGGTCGAGTTGGTTTCGGTGAAGTGGGTAATAACGACTACAACTCATTCGGTGTAGCTGCTAAATACCGCTTCTAA
- the pdxH gene encoding pyridoxamine 5'-phosphate oxidase produces the protein MSDLIKDLSELRLSYQKGELHETHVAENPHEQFLNWFNHALEAQLHEPYAMSLATASAQGRPHVRTLLLRGATEAGYDFYTNYDSQKGLDLADNPYAELLFYWPEQERQIRVGGRVEKISLEESTDYYHKRPRDSQIAAHISTPQSGVIVSREELQTRFQILQDQVSDKAELAKPEFWGGYRLQPDYYEFWQGRPNRLHDRLCYERIDGKWNLQRLMP, from the coding sequence ATGAGTGATCTGATTAAAGACTTGAGCGAACTGCGCTTGAGTTACCAGAAAGGGGAATTACACGAAACTCATGTGGCTGAAAATCCGCATGAGCAATTCTTGAATTGGTTTAACCATGCTTTAGAAGCACAACTGCATGAACCCTATGCCATGTCGCTCGCAACTGCGAGTGCACAAGGCCGTCCGCATGTGCGTACCCTATTATTACGTGGTGCGACTGAAGCAGGTTATGATTTTTATACCAATTACGACAGTCAAAAAGGCCTGGATTTGGCAGACAATCCCTATGCCGAACTGTTGTTTTATTGGCCTGAGCAAGAACGCCAAATTCGTGTCGGCGGCCGCGTTGAAAAAATCTCTTTAGAGGAATCAACAGATTATTATCATAAACGCCCGCGAGACAGCCAGATTGCAGCGCATATCAGTACGCCACAAAGTGGTGTGATTGTCAGTCGTGAGGAACTACAGACTCGTTTTCAGATTTTGCAAGATCAGGTGAGCGATAAAGCAGAATTGGCAAAACCTGAATTCTGGGGCGGCTATCGCCTGCAACCGGATTATTATGAATTTTGGCAAGGTCGTCCTAACCGTTTACATGACCGCTTGTGTTATGAAAGAATCGACGGTAAGTGGAACTTACAACGACTCATGCCTTAA